The Pontibacter pudoricolor genome contains a region encoding:
- a CDS encoding chloride channel protein, producing the protein MTTKNLNNGIPISVSLAPTLQSENIGPRITQDKKRLLYISVLAVLTAACISVIAKFLIYLIDLISNIAFFGEFSVEYMNPADNNLGLWVIVIPAIGGLIVGFMALYGSKAIRGHGIPEAMEQVLTNQSKINPAITYLKPLSSAIAIGTGGPFGAEGPIIATGGALGSTFGQILKITHNERKILLAAGATAGMSAIFGTPIAAIFLAIELLLFEFSPRSIIPVALACITGAAGHHLLFETGPVFPMADMVAVPSNVALAFYSIIGILIGLLSVLTTKIVYWVEDMFEKLPIHWMWWPAMGGLAVGLVGYFAPRTLGVGYSNITDLLSGSMTMQVVLSLCLFKFLSWAIALGSGTSGGTLAPLLTIGGAIGALIGSVILYFFPESGITLPLAALIGMSAMFAGASRALLTSIIFALEATSQANALLPLLASCAGSYLVSFFVMENTIMTEKIARRGVKTPHSYEPDILEKITVEQMITSEGLVLSDDNSIGEVREWLQKENYNSNYFIISNNTGEFKGILSSSNLFSNHHSPESKLGTLVKRKHISVAVDNSLRTAVEMMASENIDVLPVVSRDNNNIVGILSYRDIISAYKHGLADHEQTQPNISLGRKGLKILLRGNKLFNPKK; encoded by the coding sequence ATGACGACCAAAAACTTAAACAACGGCATTCCTATCTCTGTCTCTCTGGCACCCACGTTGCAATCTGAAAACATTGGCCCGAGAATAACACAGGACAAAAAAAGGCTGCTGTATATTTCTGTTCTGGCGGTTCTCACAGCAGCCTGCATCAGCGTAATCGCAAAATTCCTGATCTACCTGATCGATCTCATCAGCAATATTGCCTTCTTCGGGGAGTTTTCGGTAGAGTACATGAACCCGGCTGATAATAATTTAGGGCTCTGGGTAATTGTAATACCGGCTATTGGTGGTCTTATAGTTGGTTTTATGGCACTTTACGGCTCTAAAGCCATCCGCGGGCACGGCATTCCGGAAGCTATGGAGCAGGTATTAACCAACCAAAGCAAAATAAACCCTGCTATAACTTATCTAAAGCCCTTGTCTTCAGCTATTGCTATCGGCACGGGCGGGCCGTTTGGTGCCGAAGGCCCTATTATAGCTACTGGTGGGGCACTGGGTTCCACCTTTGGCCAGATCCTGAAAATTACGCATAACGAACGCAAAATATTATTGGCTGCCGGTGCCACGGCAGGTATGTCAGCTATTTTCGGAACGCCGATCGCTGCTATTTTCCTGGCTATCGAGCTGTTGTTATTCGAGTTTTCGCCACGTTCCATTATTCCGGTAGCGCTGGCCTGTATTACTGGCGCGGCCGGGCATCATTTACTATTTGAGACCGGTCCTGTTTTCCCGATGGCTGATATGGTAGCTGTACCGAGTAATGTCGCGCTTGCCTTTTATAGCATCATCGGTATCCTGATCGGTCTGCTCTCTGTTCTCACAACAAAAATTGTGTATTGGGTAGAGGACATGTTCGAGAAACTACCGATACACTGGATGTGGTGGCCTGCCATGGGTGGCCTGGCTGTTGGCTTAGTAGGTTACTTTGCCCCACGCACCTTAGGCGTTGGCTACAGCAACATCACCGACTTACTCTCCGGCAGCATGACCATGCAGGTAGTATTATCACTGTGCCTGTTTAAGTTTTTATCCTGGGCTATTGCGCTGGGTAGCGGAACATCGGGCGGAACGCTGGCACCTTTGCTAACTATAGGTGGGGCAATCGGCGCACTTATAGGGAGCGTTATCCTTTACTTTTTCCCGGAATCAGGTATCACGCTTCCGCTTGCTGCCTTAATAGGTATGTCTGCTATGTTTGCAGGTGCTTCCAGGGCTTTGCTTACTTCCATCATCTTTGCCTTAGAAGCCACATCGCAGGCAAATGCATTGCTTCCTTTACTGGCCTCCTGCGCCGGCTCTTACCTGGTTTCCTTTTTTGTGATGGAGAACACCATTATGACAGAGAAGATTGCCCGCCGAGGCGTTAAAACACCACATTCTTATGAGCCGGACATACTGGAGAAAATTACGGTAGAGCAGATGATAACCTCCGAAGGACTGGTGCTAAGCGATGATAACAGTATTGGAGAAGTGCGGGAGTGGCTACAGAAAGAAAATTACAACAGCAACTATTTCATTATCTCTAACAATACCGGCGAGTTTAAAGGTATCCTGAGTTCGTCTAATTTATTCAGTAACCATCATAGCCCCGAAAGTAAGCTGGGCACCCTCGTAAAACGCAAACATATTTCTGTTGCCGTTGATAACAGCCTGCGCACAGCCGTAGAAATGATGGCCAGCGAGAATATTGATGTGCTGCCTGTCGTTTCGAGAGATAATAACAATATCGTTGGTATTTTATCTTACAGGGATATTATAAGCGCTTACAAGCACGGTTTGGCAGACCACGAGCAAACTCAACCGAATATTTCGCTGGGCAGAAAAGGCCTTAAAATATTGTTGCGTGGAAATAAGTTATTCAATCCTAAAAAATAA
- a CDS encoding RelA/SpoT domain-containing protein, producing the protein MANRARTAVLPYILSELNESEESLRAQGIEAETLLAIYNDYIGRVAELKTIATFVTDTLLRHKDVHAVRYRIKEPLHLLKKIIRKKQEYPSRYLNAANYTIYINDLAGVRILHLSKQSCHNIANYIQQNWELKREPYAYVKEGDTHDAKQFSALNYKVMMNSRGYKAQHYIIKVQATRQLYFIEIQVKTLFEEGWSEIDHCIRYPDHEPNELLNRLLWLLNQSTSNADMLATQMQALANELHNYQQGHKTGAKVTVSQLHSHIDDLPVDQQEKQYLYACLAKLTGSEL; encoded by the coding sequence ATGGCAAACCGCGCACGGACAGCTGTACTCCCATATATACTTTCTGAACTGAATGAGAGTGAGGAAAGCCTGCGGGCACAAGGCATAGAGGCAGAAACATTGCTTGCCATCTATAACGACTATATTGGCCGCGTAGCTGAGCTGAAAACTATTGCCACCTTCGTAACGGATACCCTGTTGCGCCATAAAGATGTGCATGCGGTGCGTTACAGGATAAAGGAGCCACTGCACCTGCTCAAAAAGATTATCCGGAAAAAGCAGGAATACCCCAGCCGCTACCTAAATGCAGCCAACTATACGATTTACATAAACGACCTGGCCGGCGTACGTATACTGCACCTCTCCAAACAATCGTGTCACAACATAGCCAACTATATACAGCAAAACTGGGAGCTGAAGCGGGAGCCGTATGCTTATGTAAAAGAAGGAGACACGCATGACGCAAAGCAATTCAGCGCCCTGAACTATAAGGTTATGATGAACAGCCGGGGATATAAAGCACAGCACTACATTATTAAAGTACAGGCCACCCGGCAACTATATTTTATTGAGATACAGGTTAAAACGTTGTTTGAAGAAGGCTGGAGCGAGATTGACCACTGCATCCGGTACCCCGACCATGAGCCAAACGAGCTGCTGAACAGACTTCTCTGGTTACTAAACCAATCAACGTCTAACGCCGATATGCTTGCAACACAAATGCAGGCACTCGCCAACGAACTGCACAACTATCAGCAAGGCCACAAAACAGGAGCAAAAGTAACAGTATCGCAGCTGCACAGCCACATCGATGACCTCCCCGTTGATCAACAGGAAAAACAGTACCTCTATGCCTGCCTGGCTAAACTGACAGGTAGCGAACTATAG
- a CDS encoding S9 family peptidase yields the protein MHIKLRSNLLAAMLLCFAFVAQAQQKKDITLEDIYRKGTFRTQSVYGVNWMKDGQYYSSTVADEKNKVADIVKYDVTTGKPVSTIIEGENLKPEGSSTPIKFDNYTFSSDEQKVLFSTDTEQIYRRSSKAEFYIYDIASKKLTKLSNGGKQLYATFSPDAKRVAFARDNNMFVTDLSNMKETQITTDGKFNSIINGSADWVYEEEFSFAQGFHWSPDGKKIAFYTFDETNVPEFNMQMWGELYPQDYKFKYPKPGEANSKVNVSVYDVASAKTIKMDTGNETDIYIPRIKWTNNPNLLSIQKMNRLQNTLEILHANATTGKADVVLKETDKAYIDITDDLTYLKDGKHFIHSSEVKGFNHLYLYNMNGKLVRQITNGNWEVSSYEGYDEKNDRLYYMSTEVSPLERHLYSISSKGKNKKRLTTTAGTHRVNLSNDFKYFLDYSSAANQVPVVALHTAKDGKLIKMLEDNQKLKNTLDQFNIAKQEFFTMKTADGTQLNGWMIKPTDFDPNKKYPVLMFVYGGPGSQTVTNSWGGTNYLWYQVLASKGMIVVSVDNRGTGARGAEFKKTTYANLGKYEIEDQIEAAKWLGNQSYVDKNRIGIWGHSYGGYMTLLGLTKGNGVFAAGISVAPVTNWRYYDTIYTERFLKTPQENAAGYDDNSPLFFADKLQGELLLIHGTGDDNVHFQNAVAMQDALISANKQFESFYYPNRNHGVGGGVTSLHRFTMMTDFLERKLINPADGKQNQ from the coding sequence ATGCATATCAAACTCAGATCAAACCTTTTGGCTGCTATGTTGCTTTGCTTCGCTTTTGTGGCGCAGGCGCAGCAGAAAAAAGACATCACCCTGGAAGATATCTACCGCAAAGGTACATTCAGAACCCAGTCGGTATATGGTGTAAACTGGATGAAAGACGGCCAGTACTATAGTTCTACCGTGGCAGACGAGAAGAACAAGGTTGCCGATATTGTAAAGTATGATGTAACCACAGGCAAACCGGTAAGCACTATTATAGAAGGCGAAAACCTGAAGCCCGAAGGAAGCAGCACACCAATTAAGTTCGATAACTATACGTTCTCTTCTGATGAGCAGAAGGTGCTTTTCTCTACCGACACCGAGCAGATCTACCGCCGTTCCTCTAAAGCCGAGTTCTATATCTACGACATTGCTTCTAAAAAACTGACCAAGCTAAGCAACGGAGGCAAGCAACTATACGCTACTTTCTCGCCGGATGCAAAGCGTGTTGCCTTTGCCCGCGACAACAACATGTTTGTGACCGACTTAAGCAACATGAAGGAGACGCAGATCACTACCGATGGTAAATTTAATTCCATCATTAACGGTTCTGCGGACTGGGTTTACGAAGAAGAATTCTCTTTTGCGCAGGGCTTCCACTGGTCGCCGGATGGTAAAAAGATCGCGTTCTATACATTTGATGAGACCAACGTACCGGAGTTTAACATGCAGATGTGGGGCGAACTATACCCACAGGACTACAAATTTAAATACCCGAAACCAGGCGAGGCTAACTCTAAAGTCAACGTATCGGTGTATGATGTGGCCAGCGCTAAAACTATAAAGATGGATACCGGCAATGAAACCGATATCTATATTCCGCGCATTAAATGGACAAACAACCCCAACCTGCTGTCTATTCAGAAAATGAACCGCCTGCAGAACACCCTGGAGATACTGCATGCAAACGCTACAACCGGTAAAGCCGATGTAGTACTGAAAGAAACCGACAAGGCTTACATTGACATTACAGACGACCTGACTTACCTGAAAGATGGCAAGCACTTTATTCATAGTTCTGAAGTGAAAGGTTTTAACCACCTGTATCTGTACAACATGAACGGTAAACTGGTGCGCCAGATCACGAATGGTAACTGGGAAGTAAGCAGCTACGAAGGCTACGACGAGAAAAACGATCGCCTGTATTATATGTCTACTGAAGTTTCGCCATTGGAGCGCCACCTGTACAGCATCAGCAGCAAAGGCAAAAACAAAAAGCGCCTGACTACTACTGCCGGTACGCACCGCGTAAACCTGAGCAACGACTTTAAATATTTCCTGGACTATAGCTCTGCTGCCAACCAGGTGCCTGTTGTTGCGCTGCATACAGCCAAAGATGGCAAGCTGATAAAGATGCTGGAAGATAACCAGAAGCTGAAAAACACACTGGACCAGTTTAACATCGCCAAGCAGGAATTCTTTACCATGAAGACTGCTGACGGCACACAACTGAACGGCTGGATGATTAAACCAACGGATTTTGACCCGAACAAAAAGTACCCGGTACTGATGTTTGTGTATGGTGGTCCAGGCTCACAGACAGTAACTAACAGCTGGGGTGGTACAAACTACCTGTGGTACCAGGTGCTGGCAAGCAAAGGAATGATCGTGGTAAGCGTGGATAACCGTGGCACGGGTGCCCGTGGCGCTGAATTTAAGAAAACAACCTACGCTAACCTGGGTAAATACGAAATAGAAGACCAGATTGAAGCTGCGAAATGGCTGGGCAACCAGTCGTATGTAGACAAGAACCGCATCGGTATCTGGGGCCATAGCTATGGTGGCTATATGACGTTACTGGGCTTAACCAAAGGCAACGGTGTGTTTGCGGCCGGTATTTCAGTAGCGCCTGTTACCAACTGGAGATATTATGATACGATCTACACGGAGCGCTTTCTGAAAACGCCGCAGGAGAATGCCGCCGGTTACGACGATAACTCACCGCTGTTCTTTGCCGATAAGCTACAAGGCGAACTTTTATTGATCCACGGTACAGGAGATGACAACGTACACTTCCAGAATGCTGTAGCGATGCAGGATGCCCTGATCAGTGCCAACAAGCAGTTCGAAAGCTTCTACTACCCGAACCGTAACCACGGCGTGGGTGGTGGTGTAACTTCGCTGCACCGCTTCACGATGATGACGGACTTCCTGGAGCGTAAGCTTATCAACCCAGCTGACGGGAAGCAAAACCAGTAA
- a CDS encoding OmpP1/FadL family transporter, with protein sequence MNKLFSASLALLLGWSGTALAQNEEDALRYTRLGLQGSARIQGIGGAQTALGADISTISVNPAGLGMFRRSEANLSLGFTNNSTNSLFAGRNTPDNRSTINIPQAGVVFSNRKDDNESGDWRGSTFGISMSRINNFNNRSSYNGTVQPPNTIVDYFAEQAILNGRTEADLDNEYDRGITSLEGLAYGAFLINFEDIYGNTVLDANPLFSEGDIDQIEELERRGSQNQIDLAFGTSFRDKVYLGASIGIVSSKFTQERIFRESGYFIERLRKIDEETDEIVSDGTYNLELRDEFTTEGAGVNLKIGVIVRPIDALRFGLSIQTPTAYTLNETYTRSLYSTIDTDFGKDNYSAVELPGEFSYNLTTPFRANGGVAVFLGKYGFITADAEFVDYSNMRFSEDEDGGGFGSYFSGVNSRINDTYKSAMNYRIGAEGRYEVFRLRAGYAISESPYKNSSFDAKINTFTLGAGVRLQNYYADIAYARSNGNSRYSPYTFDNGEGSPIIDQENEQSNVMFTVGLNF encoded by the coding sequence ATGAATAAGCTATTTTCTGCCAGCCTGGCGCTACTGCTAGGCTGGAGCGGAACCGCTTTGGCTCAGAACGAGGAAGACGCCCTGCGTTACACCCGTCTTGGCCTTCAGGGTTCTGCCCGCATACAAGGTATTGGCGGTGCGCAAACAGCACTTGGCGCCGATATTTCAACAATATCTGTAAACCCGGCTGGCCTGGGCATGTTCCGCAGATCTGAGGCAAATCTGAGCCTTGGCTTTACTAACAACAGCACCAATTCCCTGTTTGCCGGGCGAAATACACCTGATAATCGTTCTACCATCAACATTCCGCAGGCAGGTGTCGTGTTCAGTAACCGTAAAGACGACAACGAAAGTGGCGACTGGCGCGGATCTACTTTCGGTATAAGCATGTCCCGGATCAACAACTTTAATAATCGTAGCAGCTACAATGGTACTGTACAACCTCCCAATACTATAGTTGATTATTTTGCAGAGCAGGCAATTTTAAATGGCCGTACTGAAGCTGATCTGGATAATGAGTATGATAGAGGAATTACTTCGCTAGAAGGTTTAGCTTATGGGGCTTTCTTAATAAATTTTGAAGATATATATGGTAATACCGTATTAGATGCTAACCCGCTGTTTAGTGAAGGCGATATCGACCAGATAGAAGAGTTGGAACGACGTGGTTCACAGAACCAAATTGACTTGGCTTTTGGTACCAGCTTTAGAGATAAAGTTTATCTGGGAGCATCGATAGGCATTGTATCATCGAAGTTTACGCAGGAAAGAATATTCCGCGAATCAGGATATTTTATTGAACGACTTCGGAAGATAGATGAAGAAACAGATGAAATAGTATCGGACGGTACTTACAATTTGGAACTGCGTGATGAATTTACCACTGAAGGTGCAGGAGTAAATCTGAAAATAGGGGTTATAGTTAGACCGATTGATGCACTGCGTTTCGGCTTGAGCATACAGACACCTACTGCTTACACCTTAAACGAAACCTATACTAGATCTCTTTACTCAACTATAGACACAGATTTTGGAAAAGACAACTATAGTGCTGTTGAGTTACCAGGCGAGTTTTCCTATAATTTGACTACACCGTTCCGCGCGAATGGCGGAGTAGCTGTATTTTTAGGTAAGTATGGCTTTATAACTGCCGATGCAGAATTTGTAGACTATAGCAACATGCGTTTTTCGGAAGATGAAGATGGCGGCGGTTTTGGAAGTTACTTCAGTGGCGTGAACAGCCGCATAAACGATACTTACAAGTCTGCGATGAACTATAGAATCGGGGCAGAAGGCCGCTATGAGGTGTTCAGGTTGCGTGCCGGTTATGCTATTTCCGAAAGCCCTTACAAAAACAGCTCTTTTGATGCGAAAATAAACACCTTCACGCTTGGTGCCGGTGTGCGTCTGCAAAACTATTATGCTGATATCGCCTATGCCCGCTCAAACGGCAACAGCCGCTACTCACCTTACACGTTCGATAATGGGGAAGGCAGCCCTATAATAGATCAAGAAAATGAGCAGAGCAATGTAATGTTTACAGTTGGATTAAACTTTTAA
- the proS gene encoding proline--tRNA ligase, translating to MSKGLPKRSEDYSLWYNELVKKAGLAENSAVRGCMVIKPYGYAIWEKMQRQLDDMFKATGHQNAYFPLFVPKSLFEAEEQNAEGFAKECAVVTHYRLQNDPDKPGKLRVDPNAKLEEELIVRPTSEAVIWNTYKGWIQSYRDLPLLINQWANVVRWEMRTRLFLRTAEFLWQEGHTAHATAEEAIAETEQMLEVYATFAEQYIALPVIRGIKTPNERFAGALETYCIEGMMQDGKALQAGTSHFLGQNFAKAFDVKFATKDGGLEYVWGTSWGVSTRLMGALVMAHSDDEGLVLPPKLAPIQVVIVPIYKGEEQLAQISEKVLKLKKELEAKGISVKFDDRDNERPGFKFAEWELKGVPVRLAIGARDLENGTAEVVRRDTKEKSSQQFDGLATYIPALLDEIQESIYNKALNYREEHTTKVDSYEEFKEVLETKGGFVLAHWDGTPETEERIKEETKATIRCIALNTPDEDGVDMVTGKPSKRRVYFAKAY from the coding sequence ATGAGCAAAGGGCTACCAAAAAGAAGCGAAGATTACTCCTTATGGTATAACGAACTGGTGAAAAAAGCAGGGCTTGCCGAGAACTCCGCTGTGCGTGGTTGTATGGTTATAAAGCCTTACGGTTATGCTATCTGGGAGAAAATGCAGCGTCAGCTGGACGATATGTTTAAGGCTACCGGCCACCAGAATGCATACTTCCCGCTGTTTGTGCCCAAAAGCTTGTTCGAGGCCGAAGAGCAGAACGCCGAAGGCTTTGCAAAAGAGTGTGCTGTAGTTACCCATTACCGCCTGCAGAACGACCCTGATAAACCAGGCAAACTGCGCGTAGACCCAAATGCTAAACTCGAAGAAGAACTAATTGTTCGACCAACTTCAGAAGCTGTTATCTGGAACACCTATAAAGGCTGGATACAAAGCTACCGCGACCTGCCGCTGCTTATAAACCAGTGGGCTAACGTGGTGCGTTGGGAAATGCGTACACGTTTGTTTTTGAGAACTGCTGAGTTCTTATGGCAGGAAGGCCACACCGCTCACGCTACTGCCGAAGAAGCCATTGCCGAAACAGAGCAGATGCTGGAAGTATATGCTACGTTTGCCGAGCAGTATATTGCCCTTCCGGTTATAAGAGGTATAAAAACACCGAACGAGCGCTTTGCCGGTGCCCTTGAAACATATTGTATAGAAGGTATGATGCAGGATGGTAAGGCCTTACAGGCTGGTACATCGCACTTCCTGGGCCAGAACTTTGCCAAAGCATTTGATGTGAAGTTTGCGACCAAAGACGGTGGGCTGGAATACGTTTGGGGAACATCGTGGGGCGTAAGTACCCGTTTGATGGGCGCGCTGGTAATGGCTCACTCTGATGACGAAGGGTTAGTATTACCTCCAAAGCTGGCTCCGATCCAGGTTGTTATCGTTCCGATCTATAAAGGTGAAGAGCAGCTTGCCCAGATCAGCGAAAAAGTGTTAAAGCTTAAGAAAGAACTGGAAGCGAAAGGCATCAGCGTGAAATTTGACGATCGTGATAACGAGCGCCCGGGCTTTAAATTTGCCGAATGGGAACTGAAAGGTGTACCGGTTCGCCTTGCTATAGGAGCGCGCGACCTGGAAAATGGCACAGCCGAAGTTGTTCGCCGCGACACCAAAGAGAAAAGCTCTCAACAATTCGACGGCCTGGCTACTTACATCCCTGCTTTACTTGACGAGATACAGGAGAGCATTTATAACAAAGCCCTGAACTATAGAGAAGAGCATACGACCAAAGTAGACAGCTACGAAGAGTTTAAAGAAGTGCTGGAAACGAAAGGCGGATTTGTGTTAGCCCACTGGGATGGCACTCCGGAAACGGAAGAACGCATTAAAGAAGAAACCAAAGCAACTATACGCTGCATTGCCCTTAATACGCCTGATGAAGATGGTGTTGATATGGTAACCGGCAAACCAAGCAAGCGTCGTGTATATTTTGCTAAAGCTTATTAA
- a CDS encoding NfeD family protein has protein sequence MLLDWVTVILLIAIGLLLIIVELVFIPGTTLIGILGFVLAGIGIWIGYAALGTTTGHLILGSSVLIAGVAFFYSFRTDAWSRFALNDQNKGRVNDEHPHTLQIGETGVTVSALRPQGTGLFNDQQHEVQTKGEFLAPNTQIRIISLNHNKITVEEVS, from the coding sequence ATGCTACTAGACTGGGTAACTGTAATCTTACTTATCGCAATCGGGCTGCTCCTGATCATTGTGGAACTGGTGTTTATTCCGGGCACTACTCTTATTGGTATTCTTGGTTTTGTACTGGCAGGCATCGGCATCTGGATCGGTTATGCAGCTTTAGGTACAACTACAGGTCATCTCATACTCGGGTCATCTGTGCTCATAGCGGGTGTGGCATTTTTTTATAGTTTCCGGACAGATGCCTGGTCCAGGTTTGCGCTGAACGACCAGAACAAAGGCAGGGTAAATGACGAACATCCGCATACGCTGCAAATAGGCGAAACCGGCGTAACGGTATCGGCTTTGCGCCCCCAGGGAACAGGCCTTTTTAATGATCAGCAACATGAGGTGCAAACCAAAGGCGAGTTCTTAGCGCCCAATACTCAAATCCGCATTATCAGTCTTAATCATAATAAAATAACAGTAGAAGAAGTTAGCTAA
- the floA gene encoding flotillin-like protein FloA (flotillin-like protein involved in membrane lipid rafts) gives MENLSVIFLIAGGIILLLIFLYFFPISLWITALFSGVRISLLELVFMRIRKVPPSLIVNSMINSSKAGINLTSTELETHYLAGGNVPTVIKALISADKANIPLSFKQATAIDLAGRNVFEAVTTSVNPKVINTPNVAAVAQDGIQLVAKARVTVRANIMRLVGGAGEETILARVGEGIVTSIGSSISHKSVLENPDMISKLVLQKGLDAGTAYEILSIDIADIDVGENIGAKLQIDQANADLKVAEAKAEERRAMAIAVEQEMKAKAQEARASVIAAEVEIPQAIAAAFRSGNLGIMDYYKMQNIQSDTDMRNSIASPDQTTGGSNKPKD, from the coding sequence ATGGAAAACCTATCCGTAATTTTTTTAATAGCAGGCGGTATTATACTACTCCTGATCTTTTTATACTTTTTCCCGATTAGCCTCTGGATAACCGCATTATTCTCTGGTGTCAGGATTAGTTTACTGGAGCTAGTGTTTATGCGCATCCGTAAAGTGCCGCCAAGCCTGATCGTAAACTCGATGATCAACTCGAGCAAAGCAGGCATTAACCTTACAAGCACCGAACTCGAAACCCATTACCTGGCCGGCGGTAATGTACCTACTGTTATTAAAGCCCTTATTTCTGCAGATAAAGCCAATATTCCGTTATCGTTTAAACAGGCAACTGCTATAGACCTGGCAGGCCGTAACGTGTTTGAGGCAGTAACAACATCGGTAAACCCTAAAGTGATCAATACGCCTAACGTAGCGGCTGTTGCACAGGACGGCATCCAGCTTGTTGCCAAGGCTCGTGTTACGGTTCGGGCCAACATTATGCGACTGGTAGGTGGCGCCGGCGAAGAAACAATACTTGCCCGTGTTGGAGAAGGTATCGTTACCTCTATCGGCTCGTCAATATCTCATAAAAGCGTACTCGAAAACCCTGACATGATCTCGAAACTTGTACTGCAGAAAGGCCTGGATGCCGGAACTGCTTATGAGATTCTCTCAATTGATATTGCAGACATTGATGTAGGCGAAAACATTGGCGCCAAACTACAGATAGACCAGGCTAACGCAGATTTAAAAGTAGCCGAAGCGAAAGCCGAAGAACGCCGCGCCATGGCGATTGCCGTTGAGCAGGAAATGAAGGCCAAAGCACAGGAAGCCCGCGCGTCGGTTATTGCCGCCGAAGTAGAGATACCGCAGGCCATCGCAGCTGCTTTCCGTAGCGGTAACCTGGGTATTATGGACTACTATAAAATGCAGAATATACAGTCCGACACAGACATGCGCAATTCTATCGCCAGCCCAGACCAAACCACTGGTGGATCAAATAAGCCAAAAGATTAA
- a CDS encoding isopenicillin N synthase family dioxygenase — protein MSEILFDEIPSLDLADFTSGDAERRARFVKKLGDAYQNIGFIALRNHGLSDELTERLYAATKKFFALPDEEKQKYEIPGLAGQRGYVGKFKEKAKGFNTGDLKEFYHIGQELSDIPDNDPIKEEYPENVFPTEVPEFKEVTLEAYRKLETAGKEVLRAIAIHLGLEENYFDEKVKFGNSILRPIHYFPIEDPDSVPADAVRAAEHGDINLITLLMGASADGLQVLRRDGQWIPITALPEQVIVNVGDMLARLTNNKLKSTIHRVVNPPRELMHTSRFSIPFFMHPRSEMDLTCLESCIDEQNPKAYPDATAGEYLTERLIELGLKKA, from the coding sequence ATGAGTGAAATTTTGTTCGACGAAATTCCGTCTCTGGACTTAGCGGATTTTACGTCAGGTGACGCTGAAAGAAGGGCTCGATTTGTGAAGAAATTGGGTGATGCGTATCAAAATATAGGATTTATTGCCCTCCGTAACCATGGCCTGAGCGATGAGCTGACTGAAAGGCTGTATGCTGCTACTAAAAAGTTTTTTGCTTTGCCTGATGAAGAAAAGCAGAAATATGAAATACCAGGATTAGCCGGGCAGCGTGGCTATGTGGGTAAGTTCAAAGAAAAAGCAAAAGGCTTTAACACCGGCGACTTAAAAGAGTTTTATCATATTGGCCAGGAGTTGAGCGATATTCCGGACAACGACCCGATCAAAGAAGAATATCCTGAAAACGTTTTCCCGACGGAAGTACCCGAGTTTAAAGAAGTAACGCTTGAGGCTTACCGTAAACTGGAAACTGCCGGTAAAGAGGTGCTGCGTGCCATTGCCATTCACCTGGGCCTGGAAGAAAACTACTTTGACGAGAAGGTGAAATTCGGCAACAGCATTCTGCGCCCGATCCATTACTTCCCTATCGAGGACCCGGACAGCGTACCAGCGGATGCCGTACGTGCTGCCGAGCATGGCGACATTAACCTGATCACGTTGCTGATGGGTGCCAGTGCTGATGGTTTGCAGGTACTACGCCGCGATGGCCAGTGGATACCGATAACAGCCCTGCCAGAGCAGGTAATTGTGAACGTAGGTGATATGTTAGCGCGTCTGACCAACAACAAGCTGAAGTCTACCATACACCGTGTAGTTAACCCGCCGCGCGAGCTGATGCACACTTCACGCTTCTCTATTCCGTTCTTTATGCACCCACGTTCCGAAATGGACCTTACCTGCCTGGAAAGCTGTATAGATGAGCAGAACCCGAAGGCGTACCCGGATGCCACAGCAGGCGAATACCTGACCGAGCGCCTGATAGAACTTGGCCTTAAGAAAGCTTAG